A genome region from Glycine max cultivar Williams 82 chromosome 5, Glycine_max_v4.0, whole genome shotgun sequence includes the following:
- the LOC100527927 gene encoding putative mitochondrial ribosomal protein L37 isoform X1 — translation MIRCSYNCSFKKVMAMNHARSIRHILTTKEVVGVACQRTFATGKAKKGSKGGAAADAPKASTLSKEVKSSTVVGASILKEGTDPKIQPDSEYPDWLWHLLDKCPALSELRRRNIDTLSYEDLKRFVKLDTRARIKENNSVKAKN, via the exons ATGATACGATGTTCTTATAATTGCAGCTTT AAGAAAGTCATGGCAATGAACCATGCCAGGTCTATTAGACACATTCTTACCACCAAAGAGGTAGTTGGGGTTGCATGCCAACGAACTTTCGCCACCGGTAAAGCAAAGAAAGGATCTAAAGGGGGTGCAGCTGCTGATGCACCCAAAGCATCAACTCTTAGCAAGGAAGTCAAGTCAAGTACAGTTGTAGGTGCCAGCATTCTCAAGGAAGGAACTGATCCAAAAATCCAGCCTGATTCAGAATACCCTGACTGGTTGTGGCATCTGCTTGATAAATGCCCTGCACTTAGTGAATTGCGTAGGAGGAATATTGATACACTATCTTATGAAGATCTAAAACGTTTTGTTAAGCTGGATACCCGAGCAAGGATCAAGGAGAATAACTCTGTCAAGGCAAAGAACTGA
- the LOC100527927 gene encoding putative mitochondrial ribosomal protein L37 isoform X2, with the protein MAMNHARSIRHILTTKEVVGVACQRTFATGKAKKGSKGGAAADAPKASTLSKEVKSSTVVGASILKEGTDPKIQPDSEYPDWLWHLLDKCPALSELRRRNIDTLSYEDLKRFVKLDTRARIKENNSVKAKN; encoded by the coding sequence ATGGCAATGAACCATGCCAGGTCTATTAGACACATTCTTACCACCAAAGAGGTAGTTGGGGTTGCATGCCAACGAACTTTCGCCACCGGTAAAGCAAAGAAAGGATCTAAAGGGGGTGCAGCTGCTGATGCACCCAAAGCATCAACTCTTAGCAAGGAAGTCAAGTCAAGTACAGTTGTAGGTGCCAGCATTCTCAAGGAAGGAACTGATCCAAAAATCCAGCCTGATTCAGAATACCCTGACTGGTTGTGGCATCTGCTTGATAAATGCCCTGCACTTAGTGAATTGCGTAGGAGGAATATTGATACACTATCTTATGAAGATCTAAAACGTTTTGTTAAGCTGGATACCCGAGCAAGGATCAAGGAGAATAACTCTGTCAAGGCAAAGAACTGA
- the LOC100796214 gene encoding ankyrin repeat domain-containing protein 50, with the protein MPPTYFPLRWESTGDQWWYASPIDWAAANGHYDLVRELLRMDSNHLFKLTSLRRIRRLEVVWDDEEQFNDIAKFRSEVAQKLLLESESKRGKNSLIRAGYGGWLMYTAASAGDLGFVQVLLERNPLLVFGEGEYGVTDILYAAARSKNCEVFRLLFDFAVSPRFLSGKGGIMEENVGDIPSVYRWELTNRAVHAAARGGNLKILEELLANCSDVLAYRDADGSTVLHAAAGRGQVEVIKYLTSSFDMINSTDHQGNTALHVASSRGQLPTAEALVSAFPSLMSLRNNSGETFLHRAVSGFKSHAFRRLDKQVELLRNMLSGKNFHVADIINVKNNDRRTALHMAIIGNIHTDLVQLLMTAPSINVNICDVDGMTPLDYLRQHPKSASSDILIKKLISAGGMFGCQGHSSRKAIASHLRMQSIGSSPGTSFRVSDTEMFLYTGIENVSDASGDHGSGGMSSSSSEHIPYDLNATENRVPIAAKRPSTVNHAAASLKRVLLWPRVKDKKSEGFKKSSTTDEGSVDSCRKRNNSFDETPTPLRQRFSRPSSLPNNKRTLSVRSQQSSPNAKKRFASGPVHGVIQSMPHANVSGRSRSSSFSKSSISSPRSIDKQKGIFIDNDIAGPSCSSQPSPPPDDDESPKLVKRTSVGRKLRDHYFCFGAPGINVKNSVHRQQESQSYKAHVVAVA; encoded by the exons ATGCCTCCTACATACTTTCCTCTTCGTTGGGAGAGCACTGGGGACCAGTGGTGGTATGCATCACCGATAGATTGGGCTGCTGCTAATGGCCACTATGACTTGGTTCGTGAGCTGCTCAGAATGGATAGTAATCATCTTTTCAAGCTCACTTCCTTGCGCCGAATCCGTCGTCTAGAAGTGGTATGGGATGATGAAGAACAGTTCAATGATATTGCGAAGTTTCGTAGTGAGGTGGCACAGAAGCTGCTTCTTGAATCTGAGTCCAAGAGAGGGAAGAACTCTCTCATCCGTGCCGGCTACGGTGGATGGCTAATGTACACTGCTGCCTCGGCGGGAGACTTGGGTTTTGTTCAAGTCCTTCTTGAGAGGAACCCTTTGCTGGTTTTTGGTGAGGGAGAGTATGGTGTTACTGACATACTTTATGCTGCTGCAAGGAGCAAGAATTGTGAGGTTTTTAGGCTGCTATTTGATTTTGCTGTTTCACCAAGGTTTTTGAGTGGCAAAGGTGGGATAATGGAGGAGAATGTTGGGGACATTCCTTCTGTTTACAGGTGGGAATTGACCAATAGGGCTGTTCATGCTGCTGCTAGAGGAGGAAATCTGAAGATTTTGGAGGAGCTTCTTGCCAATTGCTCTGATGTTTTGGCTTATAGAGATGCTGATGGATCTACTGTTTTACATGCAGCTGCTGGCAGAGGGCAAGTTGAG GTAATTAAATATCTTACATCATCCTTTGACATGATCAACTCCACAGACCATCAGGGTAACACTGCTTTGCATGTGGCTTCTTCCAGGGGCCAATTACCAACAGCTGAAGCTCTAGTCTCAGCATTTCCCTCACTTATGTCTCTGAGAAACAACTCTGGAGAAACTTTTCTCCACAGGGCTGTGTCCGGTTTTAAATCTCATGCATTCAGAAGATTGGACAAGCAGGTTGAACTTTTGAGAAACATGCTGAGTGGGAAGAACTTTCATGTGGCAGACATTATCAATGTCAAGAACAATGATAGAAGAACTGCTCTTCACATGGCCATCATAGGCAACATTCACACTGATCTTGTGCAGCTCCTGATGACTGCCCCATCTATAAATGTGAATATATGTGATGTTGATGGCATGACCCCACTAGATTACCTTAGGCAACACCCCAAATCTGCATCATCAGATATACTAATCAAAAAGTTGATCTCAGCTGGGGGAATGTTTGGCTGCCAAGGCCATAGTTCAAGAAAAGCAATAGCATCACACTTGAGAATGCAAAGCATTGGAAGCAGTCCAGGGACATCATTCAGAGTCTCAGACACTGAGATGTTTTTGTACACTGGCATTGAGAATGTGTCAGATGCTAGTGGTGATCATGGAAGTGGAGGAATGAGTTCATCTTCATCTGAACACATTCCATACGATCTGAATGCCACTGAGAATCGCGTACCAATCGCAGCCAAAAGGCCTAGTACTGTGAACCATGCAGCAGCAAGTTTGAAGAGAGTTCTTCTGTGGCCTAGGGTGAAGGACAAGAAATCTGAAGGGTTCAAAAAGTCTTCTACAACAGATGAGGGTTCAGTGGACTCATGCCGGAAGCGGAATAACAGCTTTGATGAAACTCCAACCCCACTTAGACAAAGATTTTCTAGGCCATCTTCACTTCCCAACAACAAAAGAACTCTTTCTGTCAGGAGTCAGCAATCAAGTCCAAATGCCAAGAAGAGGTTTGCTTCAGGACCAGTGCATGGAGTCATACAATCCATGCCACATGCAAATGTTTCTGGCAGATCAAGGTCTAGTTCCTTTTCAAAGTCGTCAATTTCTTCACCTAGATCAATAGACAAGCAAAAGGGCATTTTCATTGACAATGACATTGCCGGACCATCTTGCTCAAGTCAACCATCACCACCAcctgatgatgatgaatcacCAAAGTTGGTAAAGAGAACTTCTGTTGGAAGGAAGTTGAGGGACCATTATTTCTGTTTTGGTGCACCTGGCATTAATGTCAAAAACTCAGTTCACAGGCAGCAAGAAAGCCAGAGTTACAAGGCTCATGTTGTTGCAGTGGCTTAA